Sequence from the Rhizobium sp. TH2 genome:
GCCGGAGACGTCTCGTGCTCGCTCATATCATCCCTCAAATCGCCAAAATGAAAAAGGCGGCATCCTGCGATGCCGCCTTTACTGTCCCCCGGTAAAGAGGGGAAGTCTTATTCTTCGGTCTTGGCTTCGGCGGAAGCAGCTTCGGCAGCGGCGGCCTCGGCAGCAGCGGCTTCGGCGGCGGCAGCCTTTTCAGCGGCGACCTTCTCGGCGGCGGCGGCGGCTTCCTGTGCGGCCTTCTCGGCTGCGAGAGCCTGGGCTGCTGCGACCTTCTCGGCTTCGAGACGGGCCTTCTCGGCCAGCATGACCTGGCGTTCGCCGTCGTTCAGCTTGCGGGCGCGGACATTGGTGTTTTCGAAGATACGGGCCTTTTTGCCGCGCAGATCGCGCAGGTAGTAAAGCTTGGCGCGACGGACCTTGCCGCGACGGACGATCTCGACGCCTTCGACCAGCGGAGAATAGACCGGGAATACGCGCTCGACGCCTTCGCCATAGGAGATCTTGCGGACGGTGAAGCTTTCGTTCAGGCCGGCGCCGGAGCGGGCGATGCAGACGCCTTCATAGGCCTGCACGCGGGTGCGCGAACCTTCGACGACGCGGACGTTGACCTTGACGGTGTCGCCGGGGGAGAAATCGGGAAGCGTGCGCTTGGCGGCAATCTTGGCGGCCTGTTCGGCTTCCAGCTGCTGGATGATGTTCATTGACAACCTCATTTGTGGTTCAACAGCCAGAGCGCCTGAAATATACCTTTGGCCATGCCTCGGGTATTGCCTTGGAAGGCCGGGCGAATGCGTCTGTCATTCGTTTGCTGGTTGGTCGGGAAAATCCCATTCCGGGCGCGCAAATACACGAGTTTTCCCGCACTGTCACCCCCTCCAGTCAAAAAAATGGCCGCAAGCCCGACGGTTTCCGGCCTTTGTCCAGAATTTAGACTGTGAACAATATGACTGCACAATTGTCATATTCCCCGACGCAGCGCAGATTGGACGGCGGATCGATATTGATCCGGGGCAGCGACTGGGGGTTATCATGGCAGTCGAGAATCCGTCACCAAATCTCTATAACGAAGATCTCGCACCGGCTGAAGAGCGGAAGTGGGGCGCTTTCAGCATTTTCAACGTCTGGACCTCGGATGTGCATTCGCTCTGGGGCTACTATCTCGCCGCGAGCCTGTTTCTGCTCTGCGGCAGCTTCATCAATTTCGTCATCGCGATCGGCGTGGGCTCGCTGGTCATCTTCGTGCTGATGAGCCTGGTCGGCAATGCCGGCGTCAGGACCGGCGTGCCGTTTCCGGTTTTGGCGCGCGCTTCCTTCGGTACGTTCGGGGCGAACGTGCCGGCGATCGTGCGCGCCATCGTCGCCTGCTTCTGGTATGGCGCGCAGACGGCGGCGGCCTCGGGCGCGATCGTGGCGCTGCTGATCCGCAGCCCGGCGATGCTCGATTTCC
This genomic interval carries:
- the rplS gene encoding 50S ribosomal protein L19, whose amino-acid sequence is MNIIQQLEAEQAAKIAAKRTLPDFSPGDTVKVNVRVVEGSRTRVQAYEGVCIARSGAGLNESFTVRKISYGEGVERVFPVYSPLVEGVEIVRRGKVRRAKLYYLRDLRGKKARIFENTNVRARKLNDGERQVMLAEKARLEAEKVAAAQALAAEKAAQEAAAAAEKVAAEKAAAAEAAAAEAAAAEAASAEAKTEE